A genomic stretch from Achromobacter spanius includes:
- a CDS encoding aromatic-ring-hydroxylating dioxygenase subunit beta, protein MSASDRELIDFVYAEARLLDELRFEDWLNLYTEDGYYWMPLAHGQTDAKLHASLMYEDKLLLRVRVERLAGQRTFSQQPKSRCHHLLQAPTVEHDHPDAAPAEGRHVVRTAFHYVETRQDTQTLFAGWTTHHLVEQDGALRIRLKRVDLVNCDAAFGNIQLFM, encoded by the coding sequence ATGAGCGCAAGCGACCGCGAGTTGATCGATTTTGTTTACGCCGAAGCGCGCCTGCTGGACGAGCTGCGCTTTGAGGACTGGCTGAATCTGTACACCGAAGACGGCTACTACTGGATGCCACTGGCCCATGGCCAGACGGACGCGAAGCTGCACGCTTCCCTGATGTACGAAGACAAGCTGTTGCTGCGCGTGCGCGTGGAACGGCTGGCCGGCCAGCGCACGTTTTCGCAGCAGCCGAAAAGCCGCTGCCACCACCTGCTGCAAGCGCCCACGGTGGAGCACGACCACCCTGACGCCGCGCCCGCTGAAGGCCGTCACGTAGTGCGCACCGCTTTTCACTATGTTGAAACCCGGCAGGACACGCAGACGCTCTTCGCCGGCTGGACCACGCACCACCTGGTGGAACAGGACGGTGCGCTGCGCATCCGCTTGAAGCGCGTTGACCTCGTCAACTGCGACGCCGCCTTCGGCAACATCCAATTGTTCATGTAG
- a CDS encoding aromatic ring-hydroxylating dioxygenase subunit alpha, which translates to MAKYRDNPDAIRALLRDTEVHKDLFIDQELFDLEMERLYANTWVYVGHDSQVPNNGDYITTTVGNQPVVMVRHSDKTVRVLHNRCPHKGTMVAGEACGNTGKFFRCPYHAWTFKTDGSLLSIPLKKGYENTGLENCEASQGMAAVKDVKNHRGFVFCRLNPEGQSFEDFFGESLSTLDNMVDRSPEGRLEVAGGVLRYMHRCNWKMLVDNQTDTCHPMVAHESSAGTAVKVWEQAPEGTPKPMAVELFAPFISPYEFFENMGIRVWENGHGHTGVSDSIHASYSGVPGYWDSMVAAYGEERAKQILGDVRHNTVYFPNIMVKGPIQTLRIFKPIAADRTLVESWTFRLVGAPDLLLERTLMYNRLINAPTSVVGHDDLEMYERAQDGLNSRARDWVNVGRLFTPDEAGQKNVTTNGTNEWQMRNQYRAWGRYMTGPESV; encoded by the coding sequence ATGGCCAAATACCGCGACAACCCCGACGCCATCCGCGCCCTGCTGCGCGACACGGAAGTGCACAAGGACCTGTTCATCGACCAGGAACTGTTCGACCTGGAAATGGAGCGCCTGTACGCCAACACCTGGGTCTACGTCGGCCACGACAGCCAGGTACCGAACAACGGCGACTACATCACCACCACCGTCGGCAACCAGCCCGTGGTGATGGTGCGCCATAGCGACAAGACCGTGCGCGTGCTGCACAACCGCTGCCCGCACAAGGGCACCATGGTGGCGGGCGAGGCCTGCGGCAACACCGGCAAGTTCTTCCGCTGCCCCTATCACGCCTGGACGTTCAAGACCGACGGCAGCCTGCTGTCGATACCGCTGAAGAAGGGCTACGAGAACACCGGCCTGGAAAACTGCGAAGCCAGCCAGGGCATGGCCGCCGTCAAGGATGTGAAGAACCATCGCGGCTTTGTGTTCTGCCGCCTGAATCCGGAAGGCCAGTCGTTCGAGGACTTCTTCGGCGAATCCTTGTCCACGCTGGACAACATGGTGGACCGCTCGCCCGAGGGCCGGCTGGAAGTGGCCGGCGGCGTGCTGCGCTACATGCACCGCTGCAACTGGAAAATGCTGGTCGACAACCAGACCGACACCTGCCACCCGATGGTGGCGCATGAATCGTCGGCCGGCACGGCTGTGAAGGTGTGGGAGCAGGCGCCCGAAGGCACGCCCAAGCCCATGGCGGTGGAACTGTTCGCACCGTTTATCTCGCCCTATGAATTCTTTGAGAACATGGGCATCCGCGTCTGGGAAAACGGCCACGGCCATACCGGCGTGTCGGACTCCATCCATGCCTCGTACTCCGGCGTGCCGGGCTATTGGGATTCGATGGTTGCCGCCTACGGCGAGGAACGCGCCAAGCAGATCCTGGGCGACGTGCGCCACAACACCGTGTACTTCCCCAACATCATGGTGAAAGGCCCGATCCAGACGCTGCGCATCTTCAAGCCCATCGCCGCCGACCGCACGCTGGTCGAATCCTGGACGTTCCGCCTGGTGGGCGCGCCCGACCTGCTGCTGGAACGCACGCTGATGTACAACCGGCTGATCAACGCGCCCACCTCCGTCGTTGGCCATGACGACCTGGAAATGTACGAACGCGCGCAGGACGGCTTGAATTCGCGCGCGCGTGACTGGGTCAACGTGGGCCGGCTGTTTACGCCCGATGAGGCCGGCCAGAAAAACGTCACCACCAACGGCACCAACGAATGGCAGATGCGCAACCAATACCGCGCATGGGGCCGCTACATGACCGGACCGGAGTCGGTATGA
- a CDS encoding PDR/VanB family oxidoreductase: MQTLKLIIREVRQESPLIRSFRLAREDAGPLPAFGPGAHLKVTVPGLREPRCYSLVQLTPDAGQFAQPTEYRLGVRLEEASQGGSRHMHALAEGNTLDVEGPKNDFPLHESPAGDEPVVLIAGGIGITPVASMAAALKAAGRDFHLHYCGRSKDQLAFLPELEALAGSSLTVHADDDPSCRFDLQALLAASNPRQHLYVCGPKGLIDAVIAGAKARHWPEAHIHFELFVTAAAQAGDQAFEVELRQSGRTLTIPADKTIVDVMEEEGCDPMYDCKRGECGVCQATVLEGEPDHRDYYLSDTEKASGKIIQICISRAKSQRLVLDL; this comes from the coding sequence GTGCAGACACTGAAACTCATCATCCGCGAAGTCCGGCAAGAGTCGCCGCTGATCCGATCCTTCCGCCTGGCGCGCGAAGACGCCGGCCCCCTGCCCGCCTTCGGCCCCGGCGCGCACCTGAAAGTGACGGTGCCGGGCTTGCGCGAGCCGCGCTGCTATTCGCTGGTGCAACTGACGCCCGATGCTGGCCAGTTCGCGCAGCCCACGGAATACCGGCTGGGTGTGCGGCTGGAGGAAGCCAGCCAGGGCGGATCGCGCCACATGCACGCGCTGGCCGAAGGCAACACGCTCGACGTCGAAGGCCCCAAGAACGATTTCCCGCTGCATGAATCGCCGGCAGGCGACGAGCCCGTGGTGCTGATCGCGGGCGGCATCGGCATCACGCCCGTGGCCTCCATGGCCGCCGCGCTCAAAGCCGCCGGCCGCGACTTTCATCTGCACTACTGTGGCCGCAGCAAGGACCAACTGGCCTTCCTGCCCGAACTCGAAGCGCTGGCGGGCAGCAGCCTGACCGTGCACGCGGATGACGACCCGTCCTGCCGCTTCGACCTGCAAGCGCTGCTGGCCGCCTCCAACCCCCGCCAGCACTTGTACGTGTGCGGCCCCAAGGGCCTGATCGACGCCGTCATCGCCGGTGCCAAGGCGCGCCACTGGCCGGAAGCCCACATTCACTTCGAACTCTTCGTCACCGCCGCCGCGCAAGCCGGCGACCAAGCCTTTGAAGTGGAACTGCGTCAGTCCGGCCGCACGCTGACCATCCCCGCCGACAAGACCATCGTCGACGTCATGGAAGAAGAAGGCTGCGACCCCATGTACGACTGCAAGCGCGGCGAATGCGGCGTCTGTCAGGCAACCGTGCTGGAAGGCGAGCCTGACCATCGCGACTACTACCTCTCGGACACCGAGAAGGCCAGCGGCAAGATCATCCAGATCTGCATCTCGCGCGCGAAGTCGCAGCGCCTGGTGCTGGACCTGTAA
- a CDS encoding indolepyruvate oxidoreductase subunit beta family protein has protein sequence MNPVAMQQGNPIKIAILAMGGQGGGVLADWIVDMAEHAGWWAQTTSVPGVAQRTGATIYYLELLPEADVARAGRAPALALMPTPGDVDLVVAAELMEGGRAIQRGLVTPERTVLLSSSHRSYAVSEKSAPGNGIADPNKVLEAGRAAAKRFLCFDLQDLADRAGSVISASLFGAVAGSGALPFTREDFEATVRRAGLGVDASLRAFALGFDAAHQAPAQPAAIDLTRPVADVPERAASPKTQALLDTIKRDFPACAQPMLTAGVRRQLEFQDAAYAADYLRHMKALRDLDAQHGGDAQQWALTCAAARYVATAMAYDDVIRVADLKTRGTRFERVRREVGARADQLVMTTDYMHPRLEEICGTMPTSLGRWLEGSKAFGGFVERRLGKGRLMQSGTLSGFLMLYSLAGMRRFRRRTLRHQIEAEGLRQWLDLITRLAPRDYALAVETVNCRRLVKGYSDTHVRGGGKYRQLLAAAEQLVGRPDAAASLRALRETALASESCAPMERQMAEKLAA, from the coding sequence ATGAACCCGGTGGCAATGCAGCAAGGCAACCCGATCAAGATCGCCATCCTGGCCATGGGCGGCCAGGGCGGCGGCGTGCTGGCCGACTGGATCGTCGACATGGCCGAGCACGCCGGCTGGTGGGCGCAGACGACTTCCGTGCCTGGCGTGGCGCAACGCACCGGCGCCACGATCTACTACCTGGAATTGCTGCCCGAAGCCGACGTGGCACGCGCCGGCCGCGCGCCCGCGTTGGCCTTGATGCCCACGCCCGGCGACGTGGATCTGGTCGTAGCCGCCGAATTGATGGAAGGCGGCCGCGCCATCCAGCGCGGCCTGGTCACGCCGGAACGCACGGTGTTGCTGTCGTCATCACATCGCAGCTACGCCGTCAGCGAAAAGTCCGCGCCGGGCAACGGCATTGCGGACCCCAACAAAGTGCTGGAAGCCGGCCGCGCCGCCGCCAAGCGCTTCCTGTGCTTTGACTTGCAAGACCTGGCCGACCGCGCCGGCAGCGTCATCAGCGCCAGCCTGTTTGGCGCGGTGGCCGGCAGCGGCGCGCTGCCCTTCACGCGCGAAGATTTCGAAGCCACCGTGCGCCGCGCCGGCCTGGGCGTGGACGCCAGCCTGCGCGCCTTCGCGCTGGGCTTCGACGCGGCGCATCAGGCGCCCGCCCAACCCGCCGCCATCGACCTGACGCGCCCCGTGGCCGACGTGCCCGAACGCGCCGCCAGCCCGAAGACGCAAGCGCTGCTGGACACCATCAAGCGCGACTTCCCCGCCTGTGCACAGCCCATGCTGACGGCCGGCGTGCGCCGCCAGCTTGAATTCCAGGACGCCGCCTATGCCGCCGACTATCTGCGGCACATGAAAGCCTTGCGCGACCTGGATGCGCAACACGGCGGCGACGCTCAGCAATGGGCGCTGACCTGTGCCGCCGCGCGCTATGTGGCCACCGCCATGGCGTATGACGACGTGATCCGGGTGGCCGATCTGAAAACACGCGGCACGCGCTTTGAACGGGTGCGCCGCGAAGTGGGCGCGCGTGCCGATCAACTGGTGATGACCACCGACTACATGCATCCGCGCCTGGAAGAAATCTGCGGCACGATGCCCACGAGCCTGGGCCGCTGGCTTGAAGGCTCCAAGGCCTTTGGCGGCTTTGTGGAACGCCGTCTGGGCAAGGGGCGGCTGATGCAAAGCGGCACGCTAAGCGGCTTTCTGATGCTGTATTCGCTGGCCGGCATGCGCCGCTTTCGCCGCCGCACGCTGCGCCATCAGATCGAAGCCGAAGGCTTGCGGCAATGGCTGGACCTGATCACCCGGCTCGCGCCACGGGACTACGCGCTGGCGGTTGAAACCGTCAACTGCCGCCGCCTGGTCAAGGGCTATAGCGACACGCATGTGCGCGGTGGCGGCAAGTATCGCCAACTGCTTGCGGCGGCCGAGCAACTGGTGGGTCGGCCGGACGCCGCCGCCTCGTTGCGCGCCTTGCGCGAGACCGCGCTGGCCAGCGAAAGCTGCGCCCCCATGGAACGCCAGATGGCTGAAAAGCTGGCGGCCTGA
- a CDS encoding indolepyruvate ferredoxin oxidoreductase subunit alpha, giving the protein MAERSFKKEVQQLRIGAGEEFRGEGILAVTKALLQSGVGYVAGYQGSPISHLMDVLADANEILQELGVHFEASASEATAAATLAASVMYPIRGAVTWKSTVGTNVASDALANLASGGVTGGALVIVGEDYGEGSSIMQERSHAFAMKSQIWLLDPRPNLESMVKAVEDGFELSEASKTPVMLQLRIRGCHVHGRFIAKENKRPTFSLAQALESPARDTSRIVLPPASFLHEQEKIKDRWPAAIRYIKEHKLNEHFDGDQDDIGLILQGGLYNGVIRSLQLLGLADNFGNSRIPLYVMNVTYPVIEDEVTEFCRGKRAVLLLEEGQPDYIEQNLHAVLRKAGIDTHLSGKDVLPMAGEYTTQVMRDGLREFLKRHRPESLQTHAAVAVDAQAEAQAEAEAQAATRQLEITEVSRPKPATPPAAKPTEQPITFHKQVQGLASVVPPRPAGFCTGCPERPIFSALTLAQETLGQHHISCDIGCHLFSILPPFNLGATTMGYGLGASSAAAFNVPAAKRPISIMGDGGFWHNGLSSGIGNAVFNKYDGVIVIVDNFYASATGGQDILSSRADNPDRSTNNPIDHAVRGVGVKWVRTLDRTYDVAKVRATLEEALTTDIKGPKVIIAQSECMLNKQRRVKPLFNKAVKEGRRMVKERFGVDPDVCTGDHACIRLSGCPSLSVKDSGDPLKEDPVAHVESSCVGCGNCGEVAHAAVLCPSFYRADIVHNPTGTDRFLARMRGAVIGFLQRRRAARLAQYAL; this is encoded by the coding sequence ATGGCTGAAAGGTCTTTCAAGAAAGAAGTCCAGCAGTTGCGAATTGGCGCCGGCGAAGAGTTTCGCGGCGAAGGCATACTTGCCGTCACGAAGGCTTTGCTGCAATCGGGCGTGGGCTATGTGGCGGGCTACCAGGGCTCACCCATCTCGCACCTGATGGACGTGCTGGCGGACGCCAACGAAATCCTCCAGGAACTCGGCGTGCACTTCGAGGCCAGTGCCTCGGAAGCCACCGCCGCCGCCACGCTGGCCGCGTCCGTCATGTACCCGATACGCGGTGCCGTCACGTGGAAATCCACCGTGGGCACCAACGTGGCCTCGGACGCGCTGGCCAATCTGGCATCAGGCGGCGTCACGGGCGGCGCGCTGGTCATCGTGGGCGAAGACTACGGCGAAGGCTCGTCCATCATGCAGGAACGCTCGCATGCGTTTGCCATGAAATCGCAGATCTGGCTGCTGGACCCGCGCCCCAACCTGGAAAGCATGGTCAAGGCCGTGGAAGACGGTTTTGAATTGTCGGAAGCCAGCAAGACGCCGGTCATGCTGCAACTGCGCATTCGTGGTTGCCACGTGCATGGCCGCTTCATCGCCAAGGAAAACAAGCGCCCCACGTTCTCGCTGGCCCAGGCGCTGGAAAGCCCGGCGCGCGACACCAGCCGCATCGTGCTGCCGCCCGCGTCCTTCCTGCACGAACAGGAAAAGATCAAGGACCGCTGGCCCGCCGCCATCCGCTACATCAAAGAGCACAAGCTGAACGAGCACTTCGACGGTGACCAGGACGATATCGGCCTGATCCTGCAAGGCGGCTTGTACAACGGCGTCATCCGCTCGCTGCAACTCCTGGGCCTGGCCGACAACTTCGGCAACAGCCGAATTCCGCTTTACGTCATGAACGTGACCTACCCCGTCATCGAAGACGAGGTCACCGAATTCTGCCGTGGCAAGCGCGCCGTGCTGCTGCTGGAAGAAGGCCAGCCCGATTACATCGAACAGAACCTGCATGCCGTGCTGCGCAAGGCGGGTATCGACACGCATCTGTCCGGCAAGGACGTGCTGCCGATGGCGGGCGAATACACCACGCAGGTGATGCGTGACGGCCTGCGCGAATTCTTGAAGCGCCATCGCCCCGAATCGCTGCAGACGCATGCGGCAGTGGCGGTGGATGCACAGGCTGAAGCCCAGGCCGAAGCCGAGGCACAAGCCGCCACCCGCCAACTGGAAATCACGGAAGTCTCGCGGCCGAAGCCCGCAACCCCGCCCGCCGCCAAGCCCACCGAACAGCCCATCACCTTTCACAAGCAGGTGCAGGGCCTGGCGTCGGTGGTGCCACCACGCCCCGCCGGTTTCTGTACGGGCTGCCCCGAACGCCCCATCTTTTCCGCGCTGACGCTGGCGCAGGAAACGCTGGGTCAGCACCATATTTCGTGCGACATCGGCTGCCACCTGTTTTCCATTCTGCCGCCCTTCAACCTGGGCGCCACCACCATGGGCTACGGACTGGGCGCGTCCAGCGCGGCGGCCTTCAACGTGCCCGCCGCCAAGCGGCCCATCTCCATCATGGGCGATGGCGGCTTCTGGCATAACGGCTTGTCGTCCGGTATCGGCAACGCGGTCTTCAACAAGTACGACGGCGTCATCGTCATCGTCGACAACTTCTACGCCTCGGCCACGGGCGGGCAGGACATTCTGTCGTCGCGCGCCGACAACCCCGACCGCTCCACCAACAACCCCATCGACCATGCCGTGCGCGGCGTGGGCGTGAAGTGGGTACGCACGCTGGACCGCACCTATGACGTGGCCAAGGTACGCGCCACGCTGGAAGAAGCGCTGACCACCGACATCAAGGGTCCCAAGGTCATCATCGCGCAGTCGGAATGCATGCTGAACAAGCAGCGCCGCGTGAAGCCGCTGTTCAACAAGGCGGTCAAGGAAGGCCGCCGCATGGTGAAGGAACGCTTTGGCGTGGACCCCGACGTCTGCACCGGCGACCACGCCTGTATCCGGCTGTCGGGCTGCCCGTCGCTGTCGGTCAAGGACAGTGGCGACCCCTTGAAGGAAGACCCCGTGGCGCACGTGGAAAGCAGTTGCGTGGGCTGCGGCAACTGCGGCGAAGTCGCGCATGCCGCCGTGCTGTGCCCGTCTTTCTACCGCGCCGACATCGTGCACAACCCAACCGGCACCGACCGCTTCCTGGCGCGCATGCGCGGCGCGGTCATCGGTTTCCTGCAACGCCGCCGCGCCGCGCGGCTGGCTCAATACGCCCTGTAA
- a CDS encoding MarR family winged helix-turn-helix transcriptional regulator — MRLDKQRDTLLTGRGTSGPRFVDGYLAYLLAQASQRISAEFHLQVKAAGLSVTEWRVLASLEGSPGETIGTLAVLAITKQPTLSKVVQRMEADGLVARTGVRADRRQTRVCITTKGTNLIAALCEQALQHQKAVLAPFGEEKAALLIDMLEVLMTEHVPLELPIDDE, encoded by the coding sequence ATGCGGTTGGACAAGCAGCGGGACACCCTTTTGACAGGTCGCGGTACGTCGGGGCCGCGTTTCGTCGACGGCTATCTGGCCTATCTGCTGGCGCAGGCCAGCCAGCGCATTTCGGCTGAATTCCATTTGCAGGTGAAGGCGGCCGGCTTGTCGGTCACGGAATGGCGGGTGTTGGCCAGCCTGGAAGGCAGCCCCGGCGAAACCATCGGCACCCTGGCGGTATTGGCCATCACCAAGCAGCCCACCTTGAGCAAGGTGGTGCAGCGCATGGAGGCCGATGGGCTGGTGGCGCGCACGGGCGTGCGGGCGGATCGCCGGCAAACGCGGGTATGCATCACCACCAAAGGCACCAACTTGATCGCGGCGTTGTGCGAGCAGGCCTTGCAGCATCAAAAGGCGGTGCTGGCGCCGTTCGGTGAAGAAAAAGCGGCGCTGCTGATCGACATGCTGGAAGTGTTGATGACCGAGCACGTGCCGCTGGAGCTGCCGATCGACGACGAGTAA
- a CDS encoding ABC transporter substrate-binding protein, translated as MRRTLIAIAIAAAVAVPSIGQAKTFRWAAQGDILTFDPHSQNEGMTIAANSYIYEPLVDYDKTFKLVPRLATEWEQVSPTLYRFKLRPGVKFHDGAAFTADDAVFSIHRAMAPTSNYKAYTTGIKEARKVDDLTIEIETSAPNPVLLRQLTNVFIMNKAWSEKNNIAKPQDYVNKEETFGARNTNGTGPYKLKTREVDVRTVFEENKDWWNKAGKVGNVTEVVFTPIKQNATRTAALLSGEIDFVLDPAAQDLQRLRQAQKVVEGNEYRTIYLGLDQKRPELQYSNIKGKNPFQDIRVREALYRAIDVDAIKRAVMRGLSAPTGTMIAPQVHGWAESVHKRVPYDPEKSRALLKEAGYDGTLNFTLDCPNNRYINDEAICQAVVGMWAKVGVKATMNAMPRSTYFPKVQSFDTSAYLFGWGVPTFDAMYTLQNLIRTKGEGADGMYNLGGYSNKELDVIIDRIKTETDPAKRDADIITVLQGHAKDFGHIPLHDQVIPWAMRKNVTVIHRADNRLVADWVKVD; from the coding sequence ATGCGCCGCACTTTGATTGCTATCGCGATCGCCGCCGCCGTGGCCGTGCCCTCGATCGGGCAGGCCAAGACTTTCCGTTGGGCCGCCCAGGGCGACATTCTTACGTTCGACCCGCACTCGCAAAACGAGGGCATGACCATCGCCGCCAACAGCTACATCTACGAGCCGCTGGTGGACTACGACAAGACATTCAAGCTGGTGCCGCGCCTGGCCACGGAATGGGAACAGGTGTCGCCGACCCTGTACCGATTCAAGCTGCGCCCAGGCGTGAAGTTCCATGACGGCGCGGCCTTCACGGCCGACGACGCGGTGTTCTCGATTCACCGCGCCATGGCGCCCACCTCGAACTACAAGGCCTACACAACCGGCATCAAGGAAGCGCGCAAGGTCGACGACCTGACGATCGAGATCGAAACCTCGGCGCCCAATCCGGTGCTGCTGCGCCAGCTGACCAACGTGTTCATCATGAACAAGGCCTGGTCGGAAAAGAACAACATCGCCAAGCCGCAGGACTACGTCAACAAGGAAGAGACCTTCGGCGCGCGCAACACCAACGGCACGGGCCCGTACAAGCTGAAGACGCGCGAAGTGGACGTGCGTACCGTTTTTGAAGAAAACAAGGACTGGTGGAACAAGGCCGGTAAGGTCGGCAACGTGACCGAAGTGGTGTTCACGCCGATCAAGCAGAACGCCACCCGCACCGCCGCGCTGCTGTCGGGCGAAATCGACTTCGTGCTGGACCCCGCCGCCCAAGACCTGCAACGCCTGCGCCAGGCGCAGAAGGTGGTGGAAGGCAACGAATACCGCACCATCTACCTGGGCCTGGACCAGAAGCGTCCGGAATTGCAGTATTCCAACATCAAGGGCAAGAACCCGTTCCAGGACATCCGCGTGCGTGAAGCGCTGTATCGCGCCATCGACGTGGACGCCATCAAGCGCGCCGTGATGCGCGGCCTGTCCGCGCCCACCGGCACGATGATCGCGCCGCAGGTTCACGGCTGGGCGGAATCGGTGCACAAGCGCGTGCCCTACGATCCCGAAAAGTCCCGCGCGCTGTTGAAGGAAGCCGGCTACGACGGCACGCTCAACTTCACGCTGGACTGCCCCAACAACCGCTACATCAACGACGAAGCCATCTGTCAGGCCGTGGTCGGCATGTGGGCCAAGGTGGGCGTGAAGGCCACGATGAACGCCATGCCGCGTTCCACGTACTTCCCCAAGGTGCAGTCGTTTGACACCAGCGCCTACCTGTTCGGCTGGGGCGTGCCCACGTTCGACGCCATGTACACGCTGCAGAACCTGATCCGCACCAAGGGTGAGGGCGCCGACGGCATGTACAACCTGGGCGGCTACAGCAACAAGGAACTTGACGTCATCATCGATCGCATCAAGACCGAAACCGATCCGGCCAAGCGCGACGCCGACATCATCACCGTGCTGCAAGGGCACGCCAAGGACTTCGGCCATATCCCGCTGCATGACCAGGTCATCCCCTGGGCGATGCGCAAGAACGTCACGGTTATCCACCGTGCCGACAATCGCCTTGTTGCCGATTGGGTCAAGGTTGACTGA
- a CDS encoding ABC transporter permease, giving the protein MFAFILRRLLQAVAVMLTVALLAFVLFQYVGDPVTIMLGQDATDAERIELRERLGLNEPAIVQFGHFVANAAQGNFGISLRQSEPVSTLLKSRLPATLELSMVAALLALVVGVPLGVYTALKRNSLVSQMLLAGSLLGVSLPTFLIGILLILVFSVQLGWLPSYGRGETVAVGWWTSGLFTATGWKHLILPSITLSLFQMTLVLRLVRSEMLEVLRSDYIKFARARGLKRRAIHFGHALKNTMVPVITITGLQLGGIIAFAIVTETVFQWPGMGLLFIQAVQFADVPVMAAYLCLIALVFVVINLVVDLLYFVVDPRLRSGMTRAGGAH; this is encoded by the coding sequence ATGTTTGCTTTCATACTGCGTCGCCTGTTGCAGGCCGTAGCGGTGATGCTCACCGTCGCGCTACTGGCCTTTGTGCTTTTTCAATACGTCGGCGACCCTGTCACCATCATGCTGGGGCAGGACGCCACCGATGCCGAGCGCATCGAGCTGCGTGAGCGCCTGGGCCTGAACGAGCCCGCCATCGTTCAATTCGGCCATTTCGTGGCCAACGCCGCGCAAGGAAATTTCGGCATTTCCCTGCGTCAGAGCGAACCCGTTTCCACCCTGTTGAAATCCCGCTTGCCGGCCACGCTTGAGCTGTCCATGGTGGCTGCCTTGCTGGCCCTGGTGGTGGGCGTGCCGCTGGGCGTATACACCGCGCTCAAGCGCAACAGCCTGGTATCCCAGATGCTGCTGGCCGGTTCCTTGTTGGGCGTGTCGCTGCCCACTTTCCTGATCGGCATCCTGCTGATTCTGGTGTTCTCCGTGCAACTGGGCTGGCTGCCCAGCTACGGGCGAGGCGAAACCGTCGCCGTGGGCTGGTGGACGTCGGGCCTGTTCACGGCCACCGGCTGGAAGCACCTGATCCTGCCATCCATTACCTTGTCGCTATTCCAGATGACGCTGGTGCTGCGCCTGGTGCGTTCGGAAATGCTGGAAGTGCTGCGGTCGGACTACATCAAGTTCGCCCGCGCCCGAGGCTTGAAGCGCCGCGCCATCCACTTCGGCCATGCGCTGAAGAACACCATGGTGCCCGTCATTACGATTACCGGCTTGCAGTTGGGCGGCATCATCGCCTTTGCCATCGTCACGGAAACCGTGTTCCAGTGGCCGGGCATGGGCTTGCTGTTCATCCAGGCGGTGCAATTTGCCGACGTCCCGGTCATGGCCGCGTACCTGTGTTTGATCGCGCTGGTGTTCGTGGTGATCAACCTGGTCGTCGATCTTCTGTATTTCGTCGTAGACCCGCGCTTGCGTTCGGGAATGACTCGCGCCGGGGGGGCTCATTGA
- a CDS encoding ABC transporter permease, whose translation MRAVLKRWWDSDIAWAWRRAPVAILATLLLAVLLIGSFGAGWVAPHNPFDLTTVELLDALLPPAWEDNGQANYLLGTDSQGRDLFSAILYGTRVSLLIGLASVLLSMLIGIVLGLISGYAGGRIDAFIMRVADVQLSFPAILIALLIDGVARAAVPRDMHELIAFPVLIGAIALAGWPQYARTVRGSTLVEKNREYVQAARVIGVASPVIMFRHVLPNVLGPVLVLATVHLATAIITEATLSFLGVGVPPTAPSLGTLIRIGNDFLFSGEWWITIFPGAALVLLVLSVNLLGDWLRDALNPRLN comes from the coding sequence ATGCGCGCCGTACTCAAACGCTGGTGGGACAGCGACATTGCCTGGGCCTGGCGCCGGGCGCCCGTGGCCATTCTGGCGACGCTGCTGTTGGCCGTCTTGCTGATCGGCTCGTTCGGCGCCGGCTGGGTCGCGCCGCACAACCCCTTCGACCTGACCACCGTGGAACTGCTGGACGCCTTGTTGCCACCCGCCTGGGAGGACAACGGCCAGGCCAACTACCTGCTGGGCACCGACAGCCAGGGCCGCGATCTGTTCTCGGCCATTCTGTACGGCACCCGCGTATCGCTCTTGATCGGGCTGGCGTCGGTGCTGCTGTCGATGCTGATCGGCATTGTGCTGGGGCTGATATCGGGCTATGCGGGCGGACGCATCGACGCCTTCATCATGCGCGTGGCGGACGTGCAGTTGTCGTTCCCCGCCATTCTGATTGCGCTGTTGATCGATGGCGTGGCGCGGGCCGCGGTGCCGCGCGACATGCACGAGCTGATCGCGTTTCCCGTGCTGATCGGCGCCATCGCGCTGGCCGGCTGGCCCCAGTACGCACGCACGGTGCGCGGCTCCACGCTGGTGGAGAAGAACCGCGAATACGTGCAGGCGGCGCGCGTGATCGGCGTGGCCTCGCCCGTCATCATGTTCCGCCACGTGCTGCCCAACGTGCTGGGGCCCGTGCTGGTGCTGGCCACGGTGCACCTGGCCACCGCCATCATCACCGAAGCCACCCTGTCGTTCCTGGGAGTAGGGGTGCCGCCGACCGCGCCGTCGCTGGGCACGCTGATCCGTATCGGCAACGACTTCCTGTTTTCCGGCGAATGGTGGATCACCATTTTCCCGGGCGCGGCGCTGGTGCTGCTGGTGCTGTCGGTCAACCTTCTGGGTGACTGGCTGCGCGATGCGCTCAACCCGCGGCTGAATTGA